The Methanoregula boonei 6A8 genome has a window encoding:
- a CDS encoding mRNA surveillance protein pelota: MKAEYGEIKDNYGEIRLFPESIDDLWHLQHLVSPGDLVFATTFRSVEGATDKIRPEKVEKRPVRLGVRVEKVEFSHHGVRLRISGIIEHGMDTGAYHTINVETGYEISVIRRWRPVDLERLDRAVKASVYGVIHILTLEEGEAELFRLRQYGPESVITITAGSGKGGETETRTGFFDTVIKSIAEVSGPMVIAGPGFVKEDFVRYAKNKNCAPAGRAIVAETRRIGRGAVQDVIGAGTLEKLIGDLQLSREVRLMDEVLLRISRDGAIAYGYKDVATAIEYGAVDEVLLADSLLRDRAIVPLIESAERMQAKIIVLSTEFEPGERLAALGGIAALLRYKMG; encoded by the coding sequence ATGAAAGCGGAGTACGGTGAGATTAAGGATAATTATGGCGAGATCCGGCTCTTCCCAGAGAGCATCGACGACCTTTGGCATCTCCAGCATCTGGTCTCCCCCGGGGATCTGGTCTTTGCCACTACGTTCCGGAGCGTGGAAGGGGCCACCGACAAGATCCGGCCGGAGAAAGTGGAAAAACGCCCGGTCCGGCTCGGGGTTCGGGTGGAGAAGGTGGAATTCTCTCATCACGGTGTGCGCCTGCGGATCTCGGGGATTATCGAGCACGGAATGGATACCGGTGCTTACCACACGATCAATGTGGAGACCGGTTACGAGATCTCGGTGATCCGTCGCTGGCGGCCGGTAGACCTCGAACGCCTTGATCGTGCGGTCAAGGCCTCGGTCTATGGGGTGATCCACATCCTTACCTTAGAGGAAGGAGAGGCGGAGCTCTTCCGTCTCCGGCAGTACGGCCCCGAGAGTGTGATCACAATCACTGCAGGGAGCGGCAAGGGTGGCGAGACCGAGACCCGGACCGGCTTTTTTGATACGGTTATAAAGAGCATCGCCGAGGTATCCGGGCCGATGGTCATTGCCGGGCCGGGGTTTGTAAAAGAGGATTTTGTCCGGTATGCAAAGAACAAGAATTGTGCCCCGGCCGGCCGGGCAATCGTGGCTGAAACCCGCCGGATCGGGCGCGGTGCGGTGCAGGACGTGATCGGGGCGGGAACACTTGAAAAACTGATCGGCGATCTCCAGCTCTCCCGGGAGGTCCGGTTAATGGACGAAGTGCTCCTGCGGATTTCCCGTGACGGAGCAATAGCCTACGGGTACAAGGATGTTGCCACCGCGATAGAGTATGGAGCGGTAGATGAGGTGCTGCTTGCTGATTCCCTCCTGCGGGACAGGGCGATTGTGCCCCTGATCGAGAGTGCCGAGCGAATGCAGGCAAAGATTATCGTGCTCTCCACTGAGTTTGAGCCCGGCGAGCGGCTTGCTGCACTCGGCGGAATTGCGGCGCTGCTGAGATATAAAATGGGATGA